The proteins below come from a single Leishmania major strain Friedlin complete genome, chromosome 20 genomic window:
- the CYP15 gene encoding putative cyclophilin 15, with protein MHLLQAPPSPHPHPTRTPLQTLCVILPPAMQVELSFIFPHALKELPVSFFVPLSSQRPRTVANLFFMCSGQLPLPAELLSALHLTEAEVAYATPAAAKAAGLLPLSDSAVVRIDKASVMEIGSSTTKSIFGGFISDERVTLPAGTAARGQSIAATMSSLKAGTLLYGNLGMPNTQASRYYILLEPVTTPEQRHEFAGFAPLGMVTGGLAELKRAASQTAVQPRTLVPKKKVVVSGCRMQLDYTYLSSSTEASASVSLGGLCDGTGQDAGKQRPTEPHERVAGRVRRRDDDGDEAKQADPRRALDGDGNTTDPGAAPLHSSGFFKISARFPKAAVAASGAGPSLKRRRAEAFVVGDDGVPTLRTTAIAPGEQVGGDGTAEPFEFFKAQQDAFMNDIEGIKDAQLQRFNRKARRIMKSRRAWASSSSSGRHANSQQHSSSSGTHVTGSGALSKTGAKKTKPKRY; from the coding sequence atgcacctGTTACAGGCACCGccttccccccacccccaccccacccgcACACCTCTCCAAACACTCTGCGTGATCCTTCCACCGGCGATGCAGGTCGAGCTCTCGTTTATCTTTCCACACGCGCTCAAGGAGCTGCCGGTGAGCTTCTTTgttcccctctcctcccagCGTCCGCGCACCGTGGCAAATCTATTCTTCATGTGCTCAGGGCAGCTGCCCTTGCCAGCGGAGCTGCTTTCTGCTCTGCACCTGACGGAGGCCGAGGTCGCCTACGCaacgcctgctgctgccaagGCGGCTGGCCTGTTGCCGCTGAGCGACTCGGCGGTCGTTCGCATCGACAAGGCGTCTGTGATGGAgatcggcagcagcaccaccaagTCGATCTTTGGCGGCTTCATCTCGGATGAAAGGGTGACGCTGCCGGCTGGCACAGCCGCGCGTGGGCAGAGCATTGCAGCCACCATGTCCTCGCTGAAGGCGGGGACACTCCTGTACGGCAACCTCGGCATGCCGAACACGCAAGCCAGCCGCTACTACATTCTTCTCGAGCCTGTCACAACgccagagcagcggcacgagTTCGCCGGCTTCGCTCCGCTTGGGATGGTGACGGGTGGCTTGGCGGAGCTGAAGAGGGCGGCATCgcagacggcggtgcagccacGCACGCTTGTGCCCAAGAAGAAGGTGGTCGTATCGGGGTGCCGGATGCAGCTCGACTACACGTACCTGTCATCCTCCACGGAAGCCAGCGCGTCTGTGTCGCTTGGCGGGCTCTGCGACGGCACCGGTCAAGACGCTGGGAAGCAGCGACCCACAGAACCGCACGAGCGTGTCGCTGgccgtgtgcgccgccgcgatgacgacggtgacgaggCCAAGCAAGCTGACCCACGCAGGGCGTtggacggcgacggcaacaCCACCGAccctggcgcagcgccgttgcACAGCTCCGGTTTCTTCAAGATATCGGCGCGCTTCccgaaggcggcggtggcggcctcCGGTGCGGGTCCCTCCCTGAAGCGGCGCCGTGCAGAAGCATTCGTAGTCGGTGATGACGGCGTGCCGACTCTCCGCACGACGGCGATTGCACCTGGCGAGCaggtcggcggcgacggcaccgccgaaCCGTTCGAGTTCTTCAAGGCCCAGCAAGACGCCTTCATGAATGACATTGAAGGCATCAaggatgcgcagctgcagcgattCAATCGTAAAGCCAGAAGGATCATGAAATCCCGCCGGGCATGGGCATCCAGCAGCTCAAGTGGGCGGCACGCCaactcgcagcagcacagcagcagcagcggcacacatGTCACAGGATCAGGTGCCTTATCAAAGACCGGCGCGAAAAAGACGAAGCCCAAGCGGTACTGA